The DNA window ATATtattaaatacacaaacaaaattaaaggcTAAATAKCTACTATATAATAGATAATAGTCATATCTATTAAAATGTGGTGAATCAAAAGTTAGCATAGCTGACATCTGAAAGTAACAATTGTCTCCTGWGAATGTTTCAAAAACTTTGCATCTCAGTTTTGACTAAGGAGATGCATGTTGACTGATTCTTCTCCAGATATTAGGTACGCCAAGGCAGGTARAACAGGTTCCAGCAGTGACCAATTCCAGGTCAGAAGAGGCAAAGTTCTAACACTCAGGTGTTACACATAACTGTTGGTTCCATAACCATTTCCTGCCCTAAACAGATTCATACATAGAATAATCCATAGCATGTCATAATTGGTGGATGTTCCAATTAAGTACTACATCATTATCAATATACATCGTCTGGGCACCATTCAGAACAATCTACACTGAGGGAGCCATCTTCTTTGTGCGCCTGCTGGTGTGAGGAGGCAGAGACAGATAAACTGGCCAGTTATCTGCTGAAGTCCTGTCTGGTCTGATCCAACTGGCTGTTATTATCTAAACCAGtcgtgagtcttaagtctggtttagacggaaaNNNNNNNNNNNNNNNNNNNNNNNNNNNNNNNNNNNNNNNNNNNNNNNNNNNNNNNNNNNNNNNNNNNNNNNNNNNNNNNNNNNNNNNNNNNNNNNNNNNNNNNNNNNNNNNNNNNNNNNNNNNNNNNNNNNNNNNNNNNNNNNNNNNNNNNNNNNNNNNNNNNNNNNNNNNNNNNNNNNNNNNNNNNNNNNNNNNNNNNNNNNNNNNNNNNNNNNNNNNNNNNNNNNNNNNNNNNNNNNNNNNNNNNNNNNNNNNNNNNNNNNNNNNNNNNNNNNNNNNNNNNNNNNNNNNNNNNNNNNNNNNNNNNNNNNNNNNNNNNNNNNNNNNNNNNNNNNNNNNNNNNNNNNNNNNNNNNNNNNNNNNNNNNNNNNNNNNNNNNNNNNNNNNNNNNNNNNNNNNNNNNNNNNNNNNNNNNNNNNNNNNNNNNNNNNNNNNNNNNNNNNNNNNNNNNNNNNNNNNNNNNNNNNNNNNNNNNNNNNNNNNNNNNNNNNNNNNNNNNNNNNNNNNNNNNNNNNNNNNNNNNNNNNNNNNNNNNNNNNNNNNNNNNNNNNNNNNNNNNNNNNNNNNNNNNNNNNNNNNNNNNNNNNNNNNNNNNNNNNNNNNNNNNNNNNNNNNNNNNNNNNNNNNNNNNNNNNNNNNNNNNNNNNNNNNNNNNNNNNNNNNNNNNNNNNNNNNNNNNNNNNNNNNNNNNNNNNNNNNNNNNNNNNNNNNNNNNNNNNNNNNNNNNNNNNNNNNNNNNNNNNNNNNNNNNNNNNNNNNNNNNNNNNNNNNNNNNNNNNNNNNNNNNNNNNNNNNNNNNNNNNNNNNNNNNNNNNNNNNNNNNNNNNNNNNNNNNNNNNNNNNNNNNNNNNNNNNNNNNNNNNNNNNNNNNNNNNNNNNNNNNNNNNNNNNNNNNNNNNNNNNNNNNNNNNNNNNNNNNNNNNNNNNNNNNNNNNNNNNNNNNNNACTATCACATTGTCATTGACTATAAGATAGTAGTCAATGATGGGACAGTATTCTCTTCAGATGAGAAAGGAATTCAAAGACTTCTAAGGTCACTGTTGTTAGAAAGAGTGAAAAATTAATTCCTAAttgtttcaaatttaaaactgacTGATTCAGTGTTATTTAACTATATGACAACCAGAAACAGGCAGAGATAATGTCAGTGATGTTGCCTCAGACGTTATTGTTGGATCTGTCCCACATCCCACATTTGGAATATGAGCTCTTKCCTTCTTGAAGAAAGTACATAATCCCCAAAAAATTaactcagttttttaaaattctctttGGTACATCATTACTATttcaattttaatcaaaattttaaatagtaTGAAAGGTGTGCAGTAACCTGGgtatctgttgttgttttggatcTACGTTTTTAGCTGTTTATATGTGTTGCATGTTATTGTTAGTTTGGGCAGCAGCAACTATTCAGTGCACACCCTTGAGTCCATTATAAATTTATCATAGGGgacaataaagtatattctattccATTCTATTGTACCAGTGTCATTTGTTGTTGGCAGAGCAGGAAACAAAGCAGGAAGAATTAGTAGAACAAGTACCTCTCTCTCGGGTTTGTGGGGGTCCATGAGTGTGACAACCTGTCCMTTTCTAACCAACATTGCCTGAGAGTCTCCGAGCCAAGCCACGGTCAACTGCTGGCCGTGAATCAGCACGGCCACTCCTGTGCTCCCACTCCGCAGACGCTGTTGACACAAAACTCCACATATAGATTCATCTGAAGCATACAGTGTGGTTCATGGAGAGAAAACAACAGCTTGTAGAACATCACCATACCTCTCTCTTGGCTTTGCGTCTGAAcatgttgtctgtgttcttgaAGGCAGTTTTAAAAGCCATGCTGGTGTTACTCTGCAGCGTCTCCTGTTTGCTCAGAATAACATGGAGGTGAGTGGCAGCGTAAATGGCAGCATCCACTCCCCCGTGACCGTCGAACACAGCGTAGTAGGCCCGCTCTACTCCATCCTAGAACAGGATCACAGCCAAGCTGAGTGACAACGGAGAACACTGGCAAAGCAGTGTTTACTTTTCAGGGTGTTTACCTGAATGCCGAAGAGCTGGTTGAATTCAGTCAGCGCCACATGCTTGTCCTCCATCTTCCTCCTTGTGTTCTTGATAGCATGAACAGAACACTSAAAGCTGGGAGGAGGAAGACAGGAGGGGAGCTCCTGGTTCCATCTGAGTGCTACATCTATCAGATGGTTCAGGAAGAGCCGCTGGACTGCTTCCGACTCGAGCACTGGAAGTAGAGcagagccaaaaataaaaatgtgaataaatagcATACAACTGCAGCAAACAAATATATTAGTAATTGATTATCTCATCAATTATTATGTAGATTAATCGAStaatcagataaaaaatttgacattctgcagatttttcatttacccaaaCAAGTCTTTTCATACAGTATTAGAAATGaagataaacaaataattgattttcttttaaataagacaataaacattttcctacctaaaatgaaaaaacaatgtGAATTCTTCAMCTTTTGTAGCAatggatgcatctgcagctaaaacaaaattcTTCCAATATTGACATRTGAAAGCTCAGGCCTTTCTGCTCAACTTAACATCAACTCAACTTACATTGTGGGACTGATCTGGTCATTAATTACTGGTTCATAATTGGAAAGTAAAAGATGCTTAATAGGAGATCgttttttacacaatttgaaCCACGTAAATCAAACAATTCCAATTGGGARGTTTTggatagaacatatttacatgcaATTAGAGTTTTTCATCTTCAAACCAAAATGTATATACCTTTCATGTAGTTTTGACTTACTTACTGCCCTGAGTATGTYGTTCTTTCACCAAATGGCATTCATTTTTTGAGTCTTYMTATTACAGACAGACAATGATTAATCCCACTAATTGCTTCAGTCCTAAAATAATACCCCATTCTTATTTTTGCTACATATAGCAGGcaactaaaaaaacaacttacagaCAACATTTTCCTCATCTTCCAGTTTTGCTTGAGCTTCCTGCGGACAGTGAAACGGAGACAGGTCGTCCTTCAGAAGGTGGGTGACCGCTGCTTGGCAGAGGAGGACCCTGAGGCCTGACGGAGCTCCCCTGAATCACACRGACATGCACATTCAGATCAAGTTCTGAACTTGGGCAACAAACAGCTGGGCAGATAGATGGACATAAAGCCCAGAATAGAAATAAGTTTGCTCTAAAAARATCTAGACCCTGAAGAAGTTTCATCAATAAGAAGCAGCAGGTAAAGTCAACAGTGAAATAAGTCATCTATCACTCCTGGCCCTTTACAAAATGCCACATCTTCGAAAAGAAACCCGAGTGTAGGAAGCAGGAAGCTGGTGAAACAATGGTGTTTCTGTAGACAGGATATGAGCTCTTCCTGACAGGGTAAAGTGGAAAACATGTCGGCATGTCAGAAAGCAYATGAGCTTGTGatacattttctacattttatataattattttactcattGTTTTCCAACTAAGAACTAATCAGTTGCACCGCTGTCAACACGCAGCACCTCTTCAGTGCGAAAATTCTTATTCCTTAGACGACTTAAAAAGTTGGCTTCACTTCCACAGATGGAGGCAAcatatgctgctgctgccacaagATGGCATCAAGAYACCATCTTGTTAGGCGTTAGCCAATCTTTTTCAGAGGGATTAGTGAGAGACCCTACcagcaaagaaaacattcaggCTAAGGTGGTGCTGCTGGATCATTCCGATCATTACTGATCTCACCTGGCTTCATAAACTAACCTcaataatcaaataaatgaaaactaagAAACTCAAccagtttcttttttgattCTCCAAtccaaagacagaaaaagaaggtAGGTTGGAATGATGGAATRaaaaaacaaactaaaaatcacTGGGATCCATTGAATAAATTCCACAAGTATTcctaaacatatttattttcttttattcacttTGTTTTGGCCACAATATTATTCATGTCASTATTCAATAAAGGTTCTATGTATATGGCAATTTAYGCAAATTAGGTGATGATACTATTTAGCAARTTTKAGCTATTTATAGSACAGCCAATAAGCAATCAAGAAGAGGTAACTTTATTCAtgaaatacatttatacatAAGTAGGGCTAATTAATCATTATTCTATKGATCAGATAAACAAATGGTCACAATCTGCAGATTWATCAATTAACCACTTCAGTCTTGtctatgcaatattagaaatacactaaaagatgcaaataaacaaataaatcatttttaagacaataaaatagacattttattacctaaaatgcaataac is part of the Poecilia reticulata strain Guanapo linkage group LG9, Guppy_female_1.0+MT, whole genome shotgun sequence genome and encodes:
- the ppm1f gene encoding protein phosphatase 1F → MAGMEEEEAQGFLKKLVEEFPVALEEDAPLPISFLSRRVSLEELQGESLELGQRLLAARGAPSGLRVLLCQAAVTHLLKDDLSPFHCPQEAQAKLEDEENVVLLESEAVQRLFLNHLIDVALRWNQELPSCLPPPSFZCSVHAIKNTRRKMEDKHVALTEFNQLFGIQDGVERAYYAVFDGHGGVDAAIYAATHLHVILSKQETLQSNTSMAFKTAFKNTDNMFRRKAKRERLRSGSTGVAVLIHGQQLTVAWLGDSQAMLVRXGQVVTLMDPHKPEREDEKQRIEDLGGCITFMGCWRVNGTYAVSRAIGDFDQKPYVSGDADSSTIQLSGDEDYVLLACDGFFDAITPSEVPDLVAEALRGADDSETGGSLPPEHAEDGVGNRVAERLVGDAKAAGSSDNITVMVVFLRPPGQLLANT